The Pseudomonadota bacterium genome includes the window TCGTCACCGAGATCACGTCCACCGCGCCGTTCTATGCCGCGGAAGACTACCACCAGGACTACTTCGCCCTCAATCCGAACGCAGGCTACTGCCGCGCGGTGATCGCCCCCAAGGTCGCGAAGTTCCGCGCCAGGTACCAGAGCCGCCTGAAGAAGCACTGACTTCTTCTCCCGCGGACCGTTCGGGGAGCATCGCTACATGCAGAAGTGCTACGTGAGCCACGCGTCGGCCGACGACGTCGCGGTCTTCCTGAGAGACCACGAAGCGCGGGAGATCATCGTGATCGCCCCCCTCGACGGCGCATCCTTCACGGGTGTGGCCCGTCTCGACGACGGCGACCTTTCTGAGACAGCCGCACTGCTGGCCAGCGCATTCAACACCGTTCTCGTGGTCGAGGCCGACGCAGAGGGCTGGAGCCTGCGGCTGCTGGGGCCCGAACCGCTCGAGGTCCGAACCCGGGGCCTGCTCAGAGATGACTGTCGCAAGGCCGCTCAGCGCGTGTCGAAGGCACTCAGCGCCCCACGCATCACCACCGCCCTCGAACGCGCGCTGCGCCGTGGCCTGACCGGCACGGCGGCACTCGAGCGCGTGGGCGAGGCGCTACAGCTGTCGCACTGCGCAAATGCGGCCACGGCTGTCGTGGCAGACGCCGCGGGGAGCTGGCTGAAGGTCGATGGGCAGCGCATCCGAGGACGCATCCACGGGGCGAAGGCGGGCGCGGGATACGCCAGCGTGGGCGAGCTGCTGGAAGACCTGGTGACCGACCTCCTCGAGCGTGGGCGAATCGAGGCGGCCCTTCTGCAGCTCAGGGGATACCACGTTCACCTGAGCCTCGACGATGACCGCAACCTGCGCTGCAGCGCCCCGCAAGGTCTCTTGACGCCCGGGCTTCGTGAGGCCCTCGCCCGCCATCGCGAAACCGTCTGCGCAACCCTCGCAGACGCGAGCAACCCGGGCTGACGGTTCAGCCCTCCCGCCGTACAGGGAAAGCCCGCTGTAAAATCTGCTTGCGATTCGGCACCGCAGCGCTCCACCTCGAACTGAAAAATTTAACATCGCGGACATTGAACAAGCATCAGGTTCCATGTAAACTGAGGGCCAGTCGAGCTGACTCGAGAAGGAGTCTCCCTTGCCGCCCTCTCCCCTTGCCATCGCGGTGCCACACGTCGCTGTGCAGACGTCCGCTCCCGCACGCTCGGCAGCACCCCAGGCGTGTGACAGCACGACCGATCAGGTCATCCTCTCCAGCGGGTCGCTGGAACAGCGCCGTCGCCCCCACGCCGATCCCCCGCCTCCCATGGGGCGGCTCTCTGAGCGCGCGTCAGACTTCCGCGTGGCCACGAACGCCAACGACGCCCTCCGCCTCAGCGACGGCTACGACTCGAGCCGCGACATCGTCGGCGTGGAGGCCCACGAAGGCCGTCCGAACGAGCCGTACGTATTGCGGATATCGCTCGACAACCTGAAGCCGGACGCCGCCAGCGGCCACCTCGACGTGTACTGGCTCATCGGAACGGGTGGCCCCGGTGGCACCACCGCCCTTCCCGACCAGATCGACGGGCACACCCGTGCCCCCTGGAACCTGGCGGTGGCCGCCTACGACGAGAGCGCCCGCCGCATCATCATGCCCGATGGCAGCACCTCGGGCCGTGCTGTTCAGTACGCTCGATTCGATGCGGTGCGTCGCACGGTCGAGGTGGGATTCGACAAAGCCGCGCTGCGTGACGTGGGCTGGCGCGAAGGACAGCCCCTCACCCTGCAGCCGTTCACCAGCGCCGACCACAGCGGCCGCATCGCTGACAGCCTCGATACGGCCGGACGAAAGCCATGGCAGAACGGCGGCCTGCTCGAAGCCGCGGTGAACACCGCGACACCATCGTCTTCGCTGCCCGCCCGCAGCGCCGACTGGGCGGGCGAGTCGATCTACTTCACATTCACCGACCGCTTCAGCAACGGCGATCGCACAAACGACATCGGCTGCGACAACGACCTGCGGCACTATCAGGGCGGAGATCTGCGCGGCGTCATCGACAAGCTCGACTACATAAAGAGCCTCGGCATGACCTCGGTCTGGATCTCGCCCCCCATGCAGAACCAGACCCGTCAGGGCGATTACGAGGGGTTCCACGGCTACTGGCCCAACGATTTCTACAAGGTCGACCCACGCCAGGGAGACATGAAGACCCTCAAGGAGCTGGTCGACAAGGCCCACGCGCGCGGGATGAAGGTCATCCTCGATCTCCCCCTCAACCAGACCGCCTGGGATCACCCCTGGCGAAACGACCCCGCTCGCCGGGACTGGTTCCACCACAACGGCGACATCACGAACTGGGAAGACCCGCGTCAGCTCGAGCAGAATGACGTGCTCGGCCTGCCCGACCTGGCCCAGGAGAACCCGGCGGTGCGTGACGAGCTCATCAACGTAGCGAAGTTCTGGATCGACCAGACCGGCATCGACGGGTTCCGCCTCGATGCGGTGAAGCACATCACAGGCTCGTTCTGGCCCCAGTTCGTCCAGGCCGTGCACGACCACGCCGGCCCCGACTTCCTGCTGATCGGAGAAGACCTCCAAGGCGCTGTTCCCCATGTGAGCCGCTACCAGGCGATGGGCATGGAGGCCATGCTCGACTACCCCCTGTACTACTCGATTCGCGACAGCATCGGCAGCGGCGGCAGCATGCGCATCCTGGCCCAGCGCCTCCAGGAGGAACGCGTCGGCTTCGACAACGCCCGCAAGCTGGGCGTGTTCCTCGACAACCACGACATGAACCGCTTCATCTCTGAGGCCCAGCGCAACGGTGGCGACGGGAGGAGCAAGCTGCAGGTCGCACTGGCCTTCGCCCTGACCATCGACCGCATCCCCACCCTCTACATGGGCGACGAGACCGCGATGGAAGGCCTGCAGGAGTTCGACGCCCCCGACCACCTGCCCCACAACCGCAAGCCGATGGAGTTCGACCGCGACCCCACCATGCGCGCCCTCGTGCACACGCTCGGGCAGCTCCGCCGAGATCGGGAGTCCCTCCGGGAAGGCGGATACGTCGAGGCGTGGCAGGACGACCAGGTGCTCGCCTACGAGCGCCCCTCGAGAAGCGATACGGCCTTCGTGGTGCTCAACGGGAGCGGAGAGTTCCAGCATCGCGACATCCCCGTGCCCGCGCAAGGAAACCTGAAGGAAGGCGCTCGCCTGCGCGAGGTGCTCACGGGGCAGGAGGTCGTTGTGCGCGGGGGGCGCCTGTCTGTCGACCTGCCCGGCCGTGTTCCGCGGGTCTTCCTCCCCATCTGAACCGCTCTTCCCCCGCGCTGAGCGGATCTCGCACCGATTTTCGGATTGATGGGATGCGCAAAGGAATTCGAGGAAGGGGCGCGAAAACCATCGAGAGGTCCCCTCCCGCGCCAAGCATGATGGGCAAGCGAGAGTGTGGCTGAATGGTCGGCACGCCATGGCGCGTGTCAGATCAACAGGAAGGATCGTAACTCTCCATGGTCTACCGGCCGTGCAAGTTCAGGAGCTCGCAGCTGGGTATCTTCCAGTGTGAGAAGCACCAGTTTCTCCACTCCACGCAGGAGCACTACCACGAGCTCTATGAGTTCTGCCTCGAAAACGTACCGGACCGGTTCTGCACCTACACCGACTTCGGCTTCAGCATGGAAGGGGAGCGCCCCAAGGTGTTCATCAACTGCACGCACCCCTACCAGTCGCGCCCGATGAAGAGCTTCAAGGAGTGCTTCGAGGCCTGCGACTACTTCGACAAGGAAGGCGACTCGCTGGGCTGAAGGCGGTCCGCAACCGAGTCCCCTCCGAAGCTCGCCGATGCGAACCCGAGACGTTTCGCGGGTTGCTTTGCATTAAGGTACAAGAGCCCAGAAGGTCAGGTCGGAAGGGGCTGCCGGCCTGCAAAACCCTCATCCGGCCCGTGCCAGTGTGCGACCTCGCGCTCTCCGATGCGCCAGCACAGATACGCGGCGGAGCCGTTCACGACGGCGGGAAAATCGACCAGACCCGCATCCGGATCGCGAACCACAACCCCCATCGCCCTCAGGTCGCGTGAGAGCGCGGCTATCTCGCGACGGCGGCGCTCGACATCGCGCTGGAAGCTGCTGATCTGCGCCGTACGGTCCGATCCGTCTTGCGGTTCATCAGCGCCTGTCTGAAGCACCTCGATCTCCACGAGAACGCGAAGGAGCGCCTCCCGGCGGCGGCGCAGGCGTCCCAGCGTGATCTCGAGCTGCACGAGCAGCCGGTTGGCTTCATCTACTGTGAACAGCCGCAGCTCCACCTGACTGCCTCCTTTCGCCACCCGTTCGGGTGCTTCAGCATCCTGCGCCCTTCGCAACGTGGGCGTCGAGAGCCATCGCGATGACCTCCTCGGCCAGCACTGAGCAGTGCATCTTGGCGCGAGGCAGTCCACCGAGCGCGTCTGAGACGGCCTGCCTCGTGATGGCACGGGCCTGGGCAATGGTCGAGCCCACCAACAGAACCGTGGTCATGCTCGCAGCCGCGATTGCGGCTGGACAGCCCTGGGCCTTGAAGGTTGCGGCGACCACCCGATCTCCCTCGAGACGAAGGAAGAGTCGCATGCGATCTCCACAGACCGGGTTCGACGCCTCGGCTGCGACATCGGCGTCTGGCATCTCCCCGAGGTTGCGTGGACGAAGGAAGTGCTCCTCGACGAGCGGGCCGTAGGGCGGCATCTCAGGCCGAGACCACTCCGATCTCGTTGTACCACGAATCTCGGCGAACCGGGATGCACCCCGCCTCTCGGATGAGGCTGCAGATGCGCTCCTCGGTCACGCCCACCGGCGTCTGGGCGCCGGCGAAGTGGGTGATGCGCTCGTCGACCACCGTGCCGTCGAAATCATCGGCGCCGCAGCGCATGGCGTCACGCGCCGTCTCGAGTCCCACCTGTGTCCAGTAGGCCTTGATGTGGTCGAAGTTGTCGAGCATCAGCCGTGAGATCGCGATGTTGCGCAGAACCTCTTCTGAAGAAGCCATCGGGAGCTTGCGCAGCCGCGTGTTCTCCGGGTGGAAGCGCAACGGGATGAAGCACATGAAGCCGCCCGTCTCGTCTTGCAGGGCGCGCACCTTGATCATGTGCTCGAGGCGCTCCTCCGGGCGCTCGATGTGGCCGAACAGCATGGTGGCATTGCTGCGGATCCCGCGCTGGTGTGCCAGTCGGTGGATCTGCAGCCAGCCCTCGCTGCTGAGCTTGGGGGCGCACAGCTTGCGACGAACCCGATCGCTGAGCACCTCAGCGCCGCCCCCTGGCATGGAGTTCATGCCAGCCGCCTTCATGTCATCAAGAACCTGTTCCCACGTCTTTCCCGTGAGCTGCGCGAGGTGATCGATCTCGACCGCGGTGAAGCACTTGATGTGCAGCGCTGGATAGCGCTCGCGCAGCCCGCGCAGCATGTCGATGTAGTAGGCGTAGGGGAAATCCGGGTGCAACCCGCCCACGATGTGCACCTCCGCCCCGGGCACGCCCTCGAGGACGCGGCAGCGCTCCACCGTCTCAGGGAGCGTCATCTCGTAGGCCCCCTCTTCGCCCTCCTTCTTTGCGAAGGCGCAGAACATGCAGCTGTCGACGCACACGTTCGAGTAGTTGAGATGCATGTTGACGACGAAGAATGCCTTCTGCCCGTGACGCTTCTCGCGCACGAAGCTTGCGGCGCGATACAATGTCTCGAGGTCTGCGGTGCGATAGAGGCGCAGGCCGTCTTCGAAGCTCAGCCGCTGACCGGCGCGCACCTTCTCCTCGAGATCGGCAATCGTCTCGGTGGCTTGCAAGGTCATGTCGCTGAAACCTCTTTCTGATGGACTGGATGCGCGGCGCCGTGCGCGTTGCCGCACCCCCGAGGGATGCGCTCATCGCCCTCGATCCAGACCTCACCGTCGGTGAGGAGCTCGCGCTTCCAGATGGGCACCGTCTCCTTGAGGCGATCGATGACGAACCGCCCGGCCTCGAAGGCTTCTGGCCGGTGCGGAGCCGCCACCGCCACGGCAACGCTCGTCTCACCCAGATCCATGCGGCCGATGCGATGCACCACGCTTGCGGCCCGAACCGCGGGCCAGCGTCGCCTTGCCTCGGCCACGACCTCTGACAGACCGTGCTCCGCCAGGGCGCGATGGGCTTCATATTCCATGCCCAGCACCGGCAGTCCTCGGAAGTTGTCGCGAACCGTGCCGAGAAAGAGCATGACCGCGCCGCAGTCGTTGCGCTGCACCGAACCGAGAACCGCGGCGACATCGATGGGAGCCTCCACGACCTCCACCAGGTCAGGGCTGCCGCCGCTCACAGGAGGCAGGTAGGCCACCTCGTCTCCCTCCGAGAGCGCGCGCGACAGCTCGGCCATGGCGTCGTTGACCGCGACCCGAACCCGTGGCAGTCGGTCGGCGAGAAGCGGATGGCGCGCGATGAGGGCGCGAGAGAGATCTTCGACGGTGCTCCCTTCGGGCAGCTCCATCTCTACCGAGCGCCCTCCCACCACGTCACGCAGCGAGGCAAACATCAGGGCACGGACACGCATTCAGTGCATCCCTTTCTTGTAGAACTGCCCATGCTCGACGTAGGGCTCGAAGGCCGCTTCGAGCGCGCGCATCTCGGGCTCGGGCATGGGAACGAAGCGCCGCGCAGCAGCCGCATTGCTGTCAACCTGCTGCGGGGAATCGCACCCGATGATGACGGTGGAGACCGGCCACGACAGCGCATAGCGCATGAGGGGCTCGATGGAGAAAGCGGTGACGCCGGTGCGCACGAGATGCCCCCGCGCCGGCACCTTCATGCCGATGATGCCCATCCCAAGATGACAGGCTTTCGTGAGCGTTGTGGTCATGAAGGGGTTGAAATGGGCCTCGGTGGGGTTCACGGGCATCAGCACGGTGTCGAACGAGAAGATGTCGAGGGCTGCGCTGAGAACCTCCGGGTCGTGGTGCCCCGTGACGCCCAGGAAGCGCACCTTCCCCTCGTCTCGCGCCTGACGGAAGGCCTCGAGAGCCCCCCCTGGCGCGCAGACCTCCTCGAGCTCGCGCATGTCGCGCATGTCGTGCATCTGCCACAGGTCGAGGTAGTCGGTCTTCATCGTGGCCAGCGTCTCGTGGAGCTGCGCCAGCGCACCCGCCTTGGAGCGCTCGAAGGCCTTGCTCGTGAGGAAGATGCGCTCGCGCCGGGATCCGAGGGCCGCGCCATAGTAGCCTTCCGACCCCGCGTAGGCGCGGGCCGAGTCGAAGTAGGTGACCCCCTGCTCGAGCGCCCTGTCGATGACCGCCCTCGCCTCGCGCTCTCGCCCGAAGGTGCGCAGCACCCCCTCGCCCCCAAGGCCGAAGATGGATACATCGACCCCGGTGCGGCCCAGCGGGCGCGTGGGGATGGGCGTGTCGTGAGGCGTCGCCTGGGAAGGATCATGTGTGGACATGGGCGTCAGCAGTTAGGCGCGCGGGCCCGTGTTCCCTCTCGCGGCGCCACGCCCTGCACCTGCGAAGGAGGTTGCGCGCGCGTTCAGGCAGGAGCCGCCCCAGGCTTCGAGAATCTCGCGGGGCGCGGCCGCCGCAGATCAAGGTGCGCCTCGAAAATGCGACTTCCCAGGAGGACATCCCCCGTGAGAGACACACAGCGCCTGGCCTGCGTGACGGCAGCACTGGTCGGCATGACAACGAGCCCTGCTCTGGCCGCCCCTTCGACCC containing:
- a CDS encoding DUF2203 family protein; the protein is MPSRGRPSQTRSVDCLAPRCTAQCWPRRSSRWLSTPTLRRAQDAEAPERVAKGGSQVELRLFTVDEANRLLVQLEITLGRLRRRREALLRVLVEIEVLQTGADEPQDGSDRTAQISSFQRDVERRRREIAALSRDLRAMGVVVRDPDAGLVDFPAVVNGSAAYLCWRIGEREVAHWHGPDEGFAGRQPLPT
- a CDS encoding iron-sulfur cluster assembly scaffold protein — protein: MPPYGPLVEEHFLRPRNLGEMPDADVAAEASNPVCGDRMRLFLRLEGDRVVAATFKAQGCPAAIAAASMTTVLLVGSTIAQARAITRQAVSDALGGLPRAKMHCSVLAEEVIAMALDAHVAKGAGC
- the mqnE gene encoding aminofutalosine synthase MqnE — its product is MTLQATETIADLEEKVRAGQRLSFEDGLRLYRTADLETLYRAASFVREKRHGQKAFFVVNMHLNYSNVCVDSCMFCAFAKKEGEEGAYEMTLPETVERCRVLEGVPGAEVHIVGGLHPDFPYAYYIDMLRGLRERYPALHIKCFTAVEIDHLAQLTGKTWEQVLDDMKAAGMNSMPGGGAEVLSDRVRRKLCAPKLSSEGWLQIHRLAHQRGIRSNATMLFGHIERPEERLEHMIKVRALQDETGGFMCFIPLRFHPENTRLRKLPMASSEEVLRNIAISRLMLDNFDHIKAYWTQVGLETARDAMRCGADDFDGTVVDERITHFAGAQTPVGVTEERICSLIREAGCIPVRRDSWYNEIGVVSA
- a CDS encoding MoaD family protein translates to MRVRALMFASLRDVVGGRSVEMELPEGSTVEDLSRALIARHPLLADRLPRVRVAVNDAMAELSRALSEGDEVAYLPPVSGGSPDLVEVVEAPIDVAAVLGSVQRNDCGAVMLFLGTVRDNFRGLPVLGMEYEAHRALAEHGLSEVVAEARRRWPAVRAASVVHRIGRMDLGETSVAVAVAAPHRPEAFEAGRFVIDRLKETVPIWKRELLTDGEVWIEGDERIPRGCGNAHGAAHPVHQKEVSAT
- a CDS encoding aldo/keto reductase, producing the protein MSTHDPSQATPHDTPIPTRPLGRTGVDVSIFGLGGEGVLRTFGREREARAVIDRALEQGVTYFDSARAYAGSEGYYGAALGSRRERIFLTSKAFERSKAGALAQLHETLATMKTDYLDLWQMHDMRDMRELEEVCAPGGALEAFRQARDEGKVRFLGVTGHHDPEVLSAALDIFSFDTVLMPVNPTEAHFNPFMTTTLTKACHLGMGIIGMKVPARGHLVRTGVTAFSIEPLMRYALSWPVSTVIIGCDSPQQVDSNAAAARRFVPMPEPEMRALEAAFEPYVEHGQFYKKGMH